In the genome of Populus trichocarpa isolate Nisqually-1 chromosome 10, P.trichocarpa_v4.1, whole genome shotgun sequence, the window ACAAATTTAACCTAACCCCgatgatatatataattatttaacgAGGGTATATATGCTCTCCAtcgtaaattaaaataagatttagCTAGCTAGTTTGATGTCATGACTGATCGTGATTTGTCGGTCAAGAAATATGAAAAGTAATGAACGATGAGCTCAGGGCAATTAAAGTAAGATTAACACATGGCCGGGAGAGGAAGGGGATTAAGATTGTATTATCTTCAAGAGGTGCTAATAATTAAGTAGAATATATAGCACCGATTTACACAAAAATATTGTGAGTGCTGTGCTCCTACATATGATGATACCAAACACATGGCTGGTGTTTAACGCAGCCGATGTGCTGACCCCTACGATTGTGATGTGTAATGGACTTGGCAGGCAGCCACCATAACCATCATCTAGCTGTTCTTGTTAGATGAtcgatattattttaatgtgttaatattaaaaataatattttaaaaataaaaaattttattttaatgtatttttaaataaaaattattttgaatcgTCATCGCTGCTACAATCGCAAACAAAATCAGGAAAATAATGTGGGAGAGAAGTGAACAAAGATTTCAGAGAAGGAGAGCATGAGATGAGACGATCATCTGGGTTGTCACATGCACCTAATTGCTTCTGTATATTGCATTCCAAGCACCGTGATTCAAACTGATTTTTGCACGAGATTCTTTCATGGAAGAAGGAATATTGGCCGGGTTGGGCTCTACAAGCTGCTTGGCTACTCCTAATCTCAATTTATATGCATTGCAAGCATTTTTTCCATCTTTATGTAGGCcatattttaatctttaaacacgagtttttcaaaaaaaaaaaaaaaaactaatttttgtaATGCCAACATAAATGACTTACTGTTTATTAAACTAAAACTACTTTTTGGCCGGCTTAATagagagaaaacaaaactgcatgtgttattttaatatttaagttaatttactaaatacttttctaatattaaaagaatttgtCCTTTTCTGGAAGCCTCAACACGATagagaaataaagtttttatttaaataatttatcattatcCATCGTATTCTGTGGGCAGAATCTAACAGCGCCACTCAAATTAAAGTAATAAGGGGTATAATTGTAAGATTTTAAACTCCGCGAGACTTGGCttgaaataaaatcttaatagtTAGAGGACTGAACTGAAAAATCTAATCGTTTTCTCTTAAAGTGCCCATCGGTTTAATTATGCAACTTCGAGGACGAGGGGAGATGGCATAATGGCCAACAAAAGAAGGggtctaaaaaagaagaagtcagATTTGTGGATGACATTTGAAAGGGTCCCACGTAGAAATcaaagtgcaaaaaaaataaaaaataaaagaaaaaaaaaggaaaaaaaaacataaaaaagaaaaagaaaatagataatCACGTCTGACTAAACCAACCCAAGTTGAtaacattaacaacatattGAAATGAGGTATTTGTTATCAATTACATAATcgacaagagaaagaaaatagaacCCGAGAACAGATgatttaataaactttttttttaatgaaaaaaaaaatgctggaGGAGCAATGCTGCTTAAGTAcgtatatattttgtatttggttgGTACAACAAATAGAGCTCTCCTTATCCCCATCTCTATCTCGTATTTATATGCAACCTACCAGAgcgaaaaaagaataaaaaaaaacaggggattttttaatgaaatgatttGAATGCTATAAAACAATGGCCAGCAGCATTACCAGGAATCGTCACCGCCGTGTAACCCAGCAGAGAAAAACACTGGGACTGGTGACTACCCTCTACTCTtgaaacctaataaaaaacttGGGATGCATAATACTCGCTCTCATTGAACACAGGTCTCAAGTCTTCCTTGCACATGAAGTCCAGAGGGAAAGAAACAAGATGCCCCCGCACCGACTTTAATCTCTCCAGCGGATCGGTGTTTTTTATGTCTCCATTTTGGTAAGACTCAAGCTTTTGAGGGGCTATCCCTAGATCGATGGTGGTATGGCCAAGCCTATCCTTCCAGAACGCCGTACTTTGTCTGAGTGCGGCTCTGCATGCGAGTAGGGGCGGAAAGCAATTGGTTAAGATCATTAGGCAGGGAAAGATAAGTGAAGAAGTATCATACCTGGTGTGTATAAGATCACTTGGCACACAAGAAAAGACATCCTGATAGATCATGGTATTTGTCTGTCAAATGAGAATCACCGATACATGATGTTAGTTGGTAGACCAGATTCGAGGCAAACGCAAAAGCCCATCGGGAAAAACCTCGGGCAAAAGATGCATTGTTTATGCCGTTTAGCATATCCGATATATAGAATATTTATACCCCTTGTATTTGGTTGATAAAAAAGCACAGGCAGATTATTTTGGagcaaattaaagtttttatccAGTAGAATATGCGCTGCTATAACTTCATAACTATGCTCTTGTCTTTGCCTCGGACCTTTCAGGATGACACCCATGCCAAAAACATACCACACTCTTTCGCCGAAGTTTAAAAATCGACCAAGAAAAGAGAGGGCCAGGGTAAGAGGTTCGACAGAGGTCATTGCTTAGTAAAAATTGTAATATAATGGAAACGGCATGTCTAACAACAATTCCAATGAGTATATAATAAGATTAAGGGAACAAACACGAGAAGCAAACAGTGACAGTAATTTAGCCATTCAAAGCGCTCCATCTATATCAGCAGATGTAGGAAGCACTTTTTAATGCGAACACAGCCTCTTAACATGTTGATATGTCAGCTGAAGAGAAAATCCATGTAGAAAAAGAATTTTCCTTTATTAGCTTTTGTTTAAGAAATTAGAAACTTCATATGACAATGCCTAGTAACTCACACCCTATTAATGCAAGCTTTTGAACTCTGCCATCAACGCCTATGGGAAGTCCTCCAGATTCAGCATTTAACATACACAAACAATATACATTGGATATTTGAATGCAGGCAGCAATTCCAAATTGTTCTTCACATTGAATCGAagtttggaaaaagaaaaagtgctGTATGAAGTAGtcttctaaaataaaatcattcctGTTCTCACCTTTGCAGTTGACATCCATCTGTCTTTGTAAGTCGACTCAATTACTGGGTCAATCACTTTATGGatctgaaattaaaagaaaaaggatgtgCTGTGTCAGATGGAAAGCAACAGTAGTCTATCAGTGACGTGACTTCATAATTGTGGAGCAGTCAATATTTACACTAACCTCTTTGGCATGAAGACCAAGGTGTTCAGACCACAATGAAAGGCGGAGACTAAGAGCAAATTTTCCAGCCTTCCAGGGCTTCCCTCCCATTAATGAATCCACAAATTCCTTGTCTTCGATAAGTACCCCAATCTATTACAAAATTGTACCAAGGAAACAATGtaataaatttctttaatcGTTGAAAGTTTTACAAGCCATATGCTATTCTCATTCCCTTTAACCTGTAATCACTACTCATCATAGATCCAATTTTATCTTTGCAATTTTCCATGTCACAAACAACTGTATAAAGGCCTGGTTAGAGTTTACTTTGACAGATCATCATTCTTAATTGTATTAGGCATGCATTAACTTTGAGAATCAAAGTTTCAAACAGAAAACCATACAGGAAAACCTGGAATAGAGCAATACCTCAGAATCTCGTGACCCAAGCAAACTCCTGTCATTAATATTAGCTGATCCAATCAAGGTTGCACGGTCATCAACTATCATTATTTTACTATGGACATACACCTGCAGACACAACAAGGATAGATAAGCATTTTGTTCAATACAAAGAAACTCTGTACATAAAATCAATAGAGATTGAGGTGAAGGGCTATAAACAGCATTTGTCAAAGGCTGGGGAGAAAACTAATAGACGAAGTAATAAACAGCATGAGATCTATGCATACCTGACTGGTGACCACAGGACCACCATTAAAAAGTTGGCCATAAGCTCTAAGGCCATAGAAAGAAATGTAATCTTGAGTTTTCGGACCAAGAAGATCATATAAGTTGTGCAATACTGAATTTTGTCCTCTGCAAATAGTTCGATATTGCCAATGCATTATGGCTCTGACAGATGCTGCACCACCATCATCTACACCACCCTGTGAGACTAAAACTTGAGCCAACAAagacgagagaaaaaaaaagggaacatccaaatttcaaatttcaagtaATGAACAAAGAATTAAAACCTGGAATCCTGGAAGCAGTGGTATGACAATAATAACCCTGAAACACTTCTTATCGTTAAATGCTCGCATAATACGCTGATACAATGCTTCTAACACACGATTCTGTATAATATCATCTCCTGAAAGACCTGATATGAAAAATTGATTCTGGGAAACCCAGCAATGCAGAAAAAGCCAGGCAAAACAAATAGCTTCAGACTTTTTACAATCAGCCTTAACATCAAAATATGAAACTTCCATGCTGATTAGAAAGACAGCAAGAATAAAGAACACTACAGTTGATGAAATAAAATCCTTTACTCATTCACAAAACCACCTTTTAACCAAATTATTAAAAGCTTGAAGTAAATCATTCTTGATTCCttagacaaaattaaaaactctttaCAATCATTCGAAAACCGTATCCTTGATTGCCCCTCCAAATTCATCATAGATGAAAAGCTATTCTTCTGTACAAAGATTCTTTCGTTTTCTCCCTAAGCAGCAATCACTTCATAACTtccaaaaatcaataaacttcccCCCAGTCAACCTCTAAAACTGACTGAATTCACTTCCTCTTGCCTAAAAACCACTCATACTATGCCACAGTATACAGTCTctacttttccttttcttagcCTTCCCAGGGCCCAGGCTGATATTAGTGATATCTTTCAGGATGCACTCTTAGTAAATGTGAATGAGCAAGTTCACAGAGTAAGATAGGAGTATCTAAAATCAATTCCTGACTCtgacataaacaaataaaactggAATAGAGTGCCTTGGCCATAGCTTAGATACACAGATGGGTAGTTCAATGATGGGATAGTCCCTGTGCAACCACCAACTTTCTACACTACCGGATAAAGCCTGAACACTTGTATTTATGTCTGATAAGAGTTTCTTCTTGCAATTTTTCCCTCTAAAAACCATTTCTTTAAATACTTGCTGCACCATTAGCATCGTGTCAAGCCTCCTTTGTCATTTCATGCCTTCAACCAAATTCATGCTGCTCTTCCTTGCCAGCGATGTGAGGGAGACAGAGACTGAGCCATATATATCGAGATGGTAATTTTACAAGCAGCTGTTCAATATGACTTAAAAAACTCACTAGGAGTCAATACAATCACGAGAGGAAAAAAACTGCAGAAAAACTCGAATTgagtgtttcaaaatatattccCACCGAGGAAACAATTTGACATGAGGTGGATATGCTTGACCTTAAGTTACTTGTTCAAAAGACAGTGGGTTCCATTCACAGAAGGATACAATAAATAATGGGTAACAGTTTATACCTCGATGTAGACAAAGTTCTCCGCTTTCTCGATAAGAGAACAATAAGCACAGTGAATGCTCTCTTCAATTTGGCTTGTTCCAGCAGACCACTGACTCACACTCCTTATGACctggaaaatgaaagaaatcacTGATGACAGAGGATACAGATTAAGTTTTATAGATGATTTATAAACATAATAAGTATTGAATAATCATAGCAAcgttaatggaaaaaaaaaatcaattgtgcTGGCTTGTAGAATGTGAAATTGTCACAAATAGAAACATGAAACAAGGTTGGCACCATTTCAGATTTTCGCggttcttccctttttttttcaataaatggaCAGACCTTTCAGTTCCTCTAAAATTGCTTTGaattaagtaaattaaaaatttgaacaaaACACTCTCTAGGGCTAACTGAAAGACGTGCAATGCTCAATCTTCACATAGATCATGAAAAGGTAAGAAATCCAGGCAAACCATGTTAAATATGATCTCCTGTTGGCATGGAGGACTGAGATCATCGGATGACTCAAGGTGGGTTTCTTACACTTGATTACAACTATAAGAATTGCATAAAATATCATGAGCAGTAACCCACCTGACAATGACAAGAAACACGAGAACCAACTTGCCCACTTTCATCCACAGAACCAATCTGATCAACCCTTTCTTGTGATTCCCACCATTCCAAGTCAGAAGTTTTGGTGCCAGGCTCCGCTGCTAAATCTGGAGACATTTTCACATGAAGATTCAAGGAATCGTGATCATCTACAAAGCTTGTCATTGGCATGTCTGGAACAACTGATTCAATTTTGGATTTCCGGAAAGCATGTGGGTGGCTTCTTCCAGGGGTAGACTCCAGCCCATTTCGTTTTGGGCCTACACCAGAGCCATCAGGCCCATCAGCTTCCTGAGGCAAAAGAAGAGGGATGTCTTGTAAAGATGAACCAGAGGAAAACGAATCCTGCCTTTTAATGCCTTTTACATTATCTTCAATATCTCTTCTTTCAACTTCCTTCTCTTTGTTTTGCCCCCTATAGTGTGGGATAACCATGTGCTGCTGGGGCATAAGTAGAGGAATTGCTTCCTCATATGGAGCTTTATTTctctggaaaaaagaaaaaagcatattcatgttaaaattaaaagctTTCCCCAACCTGCATCACAATCACCATACTAATTGGTGCTAAACTTTTGACCTTGGCAAAGTTCCAACGCTGGACAAAGTGCCTAGCTACATCACGACAAGGCGGTCCCCAAAGAGCACAATGGACATCATGCCAAGGCATTCGAGGATATTTGCCACGATCCAGTTCATCTTTCATCATATCTTCCCATGAATTTGGTTCAGATTCCCTGGAAGATGAAGTGAAAATTCATTTCATAAATCCAGCAAATGCAAATTCTGCttcaaataaactaaactaCTATGCCAATTGCACATCACACCAATCTATCATTTTTCAGATGACTTGTTGAGAAGTCTTTTATGCCTGACTTCTATGTATGGTAACGTGTTTGAAAGTGCTTTTCAATGGGCGTTGTGACTGAAAAAGgcataaaattgatatatttttaatgattttagatgGTTTTGACATCTTCAAAACCATTAAGAGCATCTAAATGCACTTTTGCAAAATCACCTACACCGCATTACCAAACAGGCACTTAACATTGCAAAAACAGGTTATTGCAGATTGTTGTAAGATTCCCTCTACTTCAAGAACATAGCATGAACACATTAAGTGGTTATCTATGAT includes:
- the LOC7477219 gene encoding phospholipase D zeta 1 isoform X2, coding for MASSEQLMGGGSVGGGGGGGGGPRYVKMQSEPSTPLQPQSSSIISSFFSFRQGSTPESCRIFDELPKGTIVSVSRPDLSDISPVQLSYTIEVQYKQFKWTLLKKAAQVFYLHFALKKRLFFEEIQEKQEQVKDWLQNLGIGEHTPMVQDDDDADDETVPLHHDEIAKNRDVPSSAALPVIRPALGKQHSMSDDAKVAMQQYLNHFLGNMDIVNSREVCKFLEVSKLSFLPEYGPKLKEEYVMVKHLPQIVKNDDSRKCACCCFSCCNDNWQKVWAVLKPGFLALLADPFATKPLDIIVFDVLPTSDGSGEGRVSLAAEIKERNPLRHSFKVTCGNRSIDLRSKSGARVKDWVAAINDAGLRPPEGWCHPHRFGSFAPPRGLSDDGSQAQWFIDGRAAFDAIASSIEDAKSEIFICGWWLCPELYLRRPFRDHASSRLDSLLEIKAKQGIQIYILLYKEVALALKINSVYSKRKLLSIHENVRVLRSPDHFSTGVYLWSHHEKLVIVDHQVCFIGGLDLCFGRYDTCEHRVGDCPPQEWPGKDYYNPRESEPNSWEDMMKDELDRGKYPRMPWHDVHCALWGPPCRDVARHFVQRWNFAKRNKAPYEEAIPLLMPQQHMVIPHYRGQNKEKEVERRDIEDNVKGIKRQDSFSSGSSLQDIPLLLPQEADGPDGSGVGPKRNGLESTPGRSHPHAFRKSKIESVVPDMPMTSFVDDHDSLNLHVKMSPDLAAEPGTKTSDLEWWESQERVDQIGSVDESGQVGSRVSCHCQVIRSVSQWSAGTSQIEESIHCAYCSLIEKAENFVYIENQFFISGLSGDDIIQNRVLEALYQRIMRAFNDKKCFRVIIVIPLLPGFQGGVDDGGAASVRAIMHWQYRTICRGQNSVLHNLYDLLGPKTQDYISFYGLRAYGQLFNGGPVVTSQVYVHSKIMIVDDRATLIGSANINDRSLLGSRDSEIGVLIEDKEFVDSLMGGKPWKAGKFALSLRLSLWSEHLGLHAKEIHKVIDPVIESTYKDRWMSTAKTNTMIYQDVFSCVPSDLIHTRAALRQSTAFWKDRLGHTTIDLGIAPQKLESYQNGDIKNTDPLERLKSVRGHLVSFPLDFMCKEDLRPVFNESEYYASQVFY
- the LOC7477219 gene encoding phospholipase D zeta 1 isoform X3; amino-acid sequence: MSDDAKVAMQQYLNHFLGNMDIVNSREVCKFLEVSKLSFLPEYGPKLKEEYVMVKHLPQIVKNDDSRKCACCCFSCCNDNWQKVWAVLKPGFLALLADPFATKPLDIIVFDVLPTSDGSGEGRVSLAAEIKERNPLRHSFKVTCGNRSIDLRSKSGARVKDWVAAINDAGLRPPEGWCHPHRFGSFAPPRGLSDDGSQAQWFIDGRAAFDAIASSIEDAKSEIFICGWWLCPELYLRRPFRDHASSRLDSLLEIKAKQGIQIYILLYKEVALALKINSVYSKRKLLSIHENVRVLRSPDHFSTGVYLWSHHEKLVIVDHQVCFIGGLDLCFGRYDTCEHRVGDCPPQEWPGKDYYNPRESEPNSWEDMMKDELDRGKYPRMPWHDVHCALWGPPCRDVARHFVQRWNFAKRNKAPYEEAIPLLMPQQHMVIPHYRGQNKEKEVERRDIEDNVKGIKRQDSFSSGSSLQDIPLLLPQEADGPDGSGVGPKRNGLESTPGRSHPHAFRKSKIESVVPDMPMTSFVDDHDSLNLHVKMSPDLAAEPGTKTSDLEWWESQERVDQIGSVDESGQVGSRVSCHCQVIRSVSQWSAGTSQIEESIHCAYCSLIEKAENFVYIENQFFISGLSGDDIIQNRVLEALYQRIMRAFNDKKCFRVIIVIPLLPGFQGGVDDGGAASVRAIMHWQYRTICRGQNSVLHNLYDLLGPKTQDYISFYGLRAYGQLFNGGPVVTSQVYVHSKIMIVDDRATLIGSANINDRSLLGSRDSEIGVLIEDKEFVDSLMGGKPWKAGKFALSLRLSLWSEHLGLHAKEIHKVIDPVIESTYKDRWMSTAKTNTMIYQDVFSCVPSDLIHTRAALRQSTAFWKDRLGHTTIDLGIAPQKLESYQNGDIKNTDPLERLKSVRGHLVSFPLDFMCKEDLRPVFNESEYYASQVFY
- the LOC7477219 gene encoding phospholipase D zeta 1 isoform X1, encoding MASSEQLMGGGSVGGGGGGGGGPRYVKMQSEPSTPLQPQSSSIISSFFSFRQGSTPESCRIFDELPKGTIVSVSRPDLSDISPVQLSYTIEVQYKQFKWTLLKKAAQVFYLHFALKKRLFFEEIQEKQEQVKDWLQNLGIGEHTPMVQDDDDADDETVPLHHDEIAKNRDVPSSAALPVIRPALGKQHSMSDDAKVAMQQYLNHFLGNMDIVNSREVCKFLEVSKLSFLPEYGPKLKEEYVMVKHLPQIVKNDDSRKCACCCFSCCNDNWQKVWAVLKPGFLALLADPFATKPLDIIVFDVLPTSDGSGEGRVSLAAEIKERNPLRHSFKVTCGNRSIDLRSKSGARVKDWVAAINDAGLRPPEGWCHPHRFGSFAPPRGLSDDGSQAQWFIDGRAAFDAIASSIEDAKSEIFICGWWLCPELYLRRPFRDHASSRLDSLLEIKAKQGIQIYILLYKEVALALKINSVYSKRKLLSIHENVRVLRSPDHFSTGVYLWSHHEKLVIVDHQVCFIGGLDLCFGRYDTCEHRVGDCPPQEWPGKDYYNPRESEPNSWEDMMKDELDRGKYPRMPWHDVHCALWGPPCRDVARHFVQRWNFAKRNKAPYEEAIPLLMPQQHMVIPHYRGQNKEKEVERRDIEDNVKGIKRQDSFSSGSSLQDIPLLLPQEADGPDGSGVGPKRNGLESTPGRSHPHAFRKSKIESVVPDMPMTSFVDDHDSLNLHVKMSPDLAAEPGTKTSDLEWWESQERVDQIGSVDESGQVGSRVSCHCQVIRSVSQWSAGTSQIEESIHCAYCSLIEKAENFVYIENQFFISGLSGDDIIQNRVLEALYQRIMRAFNDKKCFRVIIVIPLLPGFQGGVDDGGAASVRAIMHWQYRTICRGQNSVLHNLYDLLGPKTQDYISFYGLRAYGQLFNGGPVVTSQVYVHSKIMIVDDRATLIGSANINDRSLLGSRDSEIGVLIEDKEFVDSLMGGKPWKAGKFALSLRLSLWSEHLGLHAKEIHKVIDPVIESTYKDRWMSTAKTNTMIYQDVFSCVPSDLIHTRYDTSSLIFPCLMILTNCFPPLLACRAALRQSTAFWKDRLGHTTIDLGIAPQKLESYQNGDIKNTDPLERLKSVRGHLVSFPLDFMCKEDLRPVFNESEYYASQVFY